From Paraflavitalea devenefica, the proteins below share one genomic window:
- a CDS encoding SusC/RagA family TonB-linked outer membrane protein codes for MKLTSILLLGVCLQVSAHVHAQTVSFSGKNVPLEKVFAAVEKQTGYVFFFDEAILKDARPVTISVENDPLPVFLNRVLDAQPFKFSFQNKTIIISRREIMPARTDTIPRVSAPPVLTGFVMDMGGSPLAGASVTIKATGKSTITDGRGVFSMPMPAAKSKVIFSYVGYKTREIILAEDQQQVIIQLAVAVNVLDEEVVQAYGSTSQRLSVANIVKISGEEIQKQPVMNPLQALNGRLPGVSITPVNGYISAPVKVEVRGRNTINPLLVADPLYVIDGVPLTILDINVSFSPSSYKNGSTGFFQAGLISNTQGQSPLFSINPADIESISVLKDAAATAIYGSRGANGVILITTKRTKPGKTRLNINVQQAISTAPRHWDMLNTSEYLQMRREALKNDGLAPTVANIPELAWDTTRYTDWQKELWGVAKSTGVNIGLSGGDRNTSFNLGAGYDESQDITTISGKNQRVSISTTISHRSPDQKLTVDLKALYGYTYVKAISNPNAIELAPNAPSIFNEKGDLNYAEWNDAGLGNEFPFSSLLTPSINSANFINAGLRISYNLFKGFNLSVNAGYNNTQSNTNTFNPMAAQNPAGFRSGIASFGNASGNNWNIDPQVNYTCYIGSGRLELLAGGSYQSTASRGTTLVGLGYTNDILLQSISNAAFFSSGQQASQKKYASIRGRVNYNWLNKYILELTGNRDGSSHFGPGRQFGNFWSAGAAWIASEEAWAKRLLPSWWSLFKLNASYGVTGGDGGGAYQYLSQWRVPVIYGAAPNYNGIVPMTPYNAMNQDYQWQENRKINADLSLGFLDDKVILTVSWYRNRCNNQLTSIPTPAYTGFTSVVGNSPANVENTGWEGSISARLVETKAFSWTFGFNIGINRNKLLSYPDFEFSPYYTSQKIGASLNTIYLFHYLGINPQTGARSYEDYNHDGVISQSPGAPPATGMDDRYVPMDITPKYIGGFSHQFSYKRFMLSLSGTFKKQMGALPYSGIAGARGNIPQDVFNSHWQQPGDQTIYPRFTTFSVLSNTRFGQSDGAYVDASFLRLTSLEFAYSLPEKVCKKLRMQGLSLSLNMSNALTITGYPGIDPDVTFGSMPTPRVIAGRISFNF; via the coding sequence ATGAAACTAACATCAATCTTATTATTGGGCGTCTGTTTACAAGTCTCGGCCCATGTACATGCTCAAACGGTCAGCTTTTCGGGGAAGAACGTACCCCTGGAAAAAGTATTTGCCGCTGTTGAAAAACAAACAGGGTATGTGTTCTTCTTCGATGAGGCGATACTCAAAGATGCCCGGCCTGTTACCATCAGCGTAGAAAATGATCCGCTGCCGGTATTCCTGAACCGGGTGCTGGACGCGCAGCCGTTTAAGTTTTCTTTTCAGAACAAGACCATCATCATTTCACGCCGTGAGATCATGCCGGCCCGGACAGACACGATACCCCGAGTATCGGCTCCGCCCGTTTTAACGGGCTTCGTGATGGACATGGGTGGTTCGCCGCTGGCAGGAGCGTCTGTTACGATCAAAGCAACCGGTAAAAGCACCATTACCGATGGCAGGGGCGTATTCTCTATGCCAATGCCTGCCGCAAAAAGCAAGGTCATCTTCAGTTATGTAGGGTATAAAACCCGGGAGATAATACTGGCGGAAGATCAGCAGCAAGTAATCATCCAGTTGGCGGTAGCCGTCAATGTGCTGGATGAAGAAGTGGTGCAGGCGTATGGAAGCACAAGCCAGCGACTCTCGGTGGCTAATATTGTAAAAATATCCGGAGAGGAGATACAAAAACAGCCGGTCATGAATCCCCTGCAAGCCCTCAATGGAAGGCTGCCTGGCGTATCCATAACACCTGTCAACGGATACATCAGCGCCCCGGTGAAAGTGGAAGTAAGAGGCCGGAATACAATTAATCCGTTGCTGGTCGCTGATCCCCTGTATGTAATTGACGGGGTACCGCTGACCATTCTCGACATCAATGTTTCCTTTAGCCCCAGCAGCTATAAGAACGGGTCTACCGGTTTCTTCCAGGCAGGCCTGATATCTAATACCCAGGGACAAAGCCCGCTGTTCAGCATCAACCCGGCGGATATCGAGAGCATCTCCGTACTGAAGGATGCAGCCGCCACCGCCATTTATGGTTCACGAGGCGCCAATGGCGTGATCCTCATCACCACCAAAAGAACAAAGCCCGGGAAGACCAGGTTGAATATCAATGTGCAGCAGGCTATCAGCACAGCTCCCCGCCATTGGGACATGCTCAATACTTCAGAATACCTGCAAATGCGCCGGGAGGCCCTGAAAAATGACGGCCTGGCCCCCACCGTTGCCAATATACCCGAACTGGCCTGGGATACGACACGGTATACAGACTGGCAGAAGGAATTGTGGGGTGTAGCGAAGAGTACAGGGGTAAACATCGGTTTATCGGGTGGTGACCGTAATACCTCTTTTAACCTCGGAGCAGGCTACGACGAGAGCCAGGACATTACCACCATCAGTGGAAAAAACCAACGGGTCAGCATCTCTACCACCATCTCCCACCGTAGTCCTGACCAGAAATTAACGGTTGATCTCAAGGCCTTGTACGGCTATACCTATGTGAAGGCTATTAGCAATCCCAACGCGATCGAGCTTGCACCCAACGCGCCGTCTATTTTTAATGAAAAAGGCGACCTGAATTATGCAGAATGGAATGACGCCGGGTTAGGCAATGAATTTCCCTTTTCCTCCCTGCTTACTCCTTCCATCAACAGCGCCAATTTCATTAATGCGGGCTTGCGTATCAGTTACAACCTTTTCAAGGGATTCAACCTGAGTGTCAATGCCGGTTACAACAATACCCAATCCAACACGAACACGTTTAATCCCATGGCTGCCCAGAATCCTGCCGGCTTCCGTTCAGGGATTGCCAGTTTTGGCAACGCCAGTGGGAATAACTGGAACATCGATCCCCAGGTGAATTATACCTGTTATATCGGAAGTGGCAGGCTGGAGCTCCTGGCCGGCGGTTCCTATCAAAGTACAGCCTCCAGGGGAACTACGCTGGTGGGGCTCGGCTATACCAACGATATTTTGCTGCAATCCATTTCCAATGCTGCTTTTTTCAGTTCCGGGCAACAGGCCTCCCAGAAGAAATATGCCAGTATACGCGGACGGGTCAACTATAACTGGCTCAATAAATACATCCTGGAGCTCACCGGCAACCGCGATGGTTCTTCCCACTTTGGTCCCGGCAGGCAGTTTGGTAATTTCTGGTCGGCTGGCGCAGCGTGGATCGCTTCGGAGGAGGCATGGGCAAAACGACTGCTGCCTTCCTGGTGGAGCCTTTTCAAGCTCAATGCCAGTTATGGTGTAACGGGTGGCGATGGGGGCGGCGCTTACCAGTACCTTTCCCAATGGAGAGTGCCTGTAATATATGGTGCAGCGCCTAATTATAATGGCATTGTGCCTATGACGCCCTACAATGCCATGAACCAGGATTACCAATGGCAGGAGAACCGGAAAATCAATGCCGACCTTTCACTCGGATTCCTCGATGACAAGGTCATCCTCACTGTTTCCTGGTACCGTAACCGCTGTAACAACCAGTTGACAAGTATTCCTACGCCTGCTTATACCGGCTTCACCTCGGTAGTGGGCAATTCGCCCGCCAATGTAGAGAACACCGGATGGGAAGGCAGTATCAGTGCAAGACTGGTAGAAACGAAAGCTTTTTCCTGGACGTTCGGCTTTAATATCGGTATTAACCGGAATAAACTGCTGAGTTATCCCGACTTTGAATTCTCTCCCTATTACACGAGCCAAAAAATAGGCGCCTCCCTCAATACCATTTACCTGTTTCACTACCTCGGCATCAATCCGCAGACCGGTGCGCGCAGCTATGAAGATTACAACCATGATGGCGTGATCAGCCAGTCCCCGGGCGCACCGCCGGCTACAGGTATGGATGACAGGTATGTTCCGATGGACATTACCCCGAAATACATTGGTGGGTTCTCTCACCAGTTTTCCTATAAGCGCTTTATGCTAAGCTTGTCGGGTACTTTCAAAAAACAAATGGGGGCATTGCCTTATTCGGGCATCGCAGGAGCGAGGGGTAATATACCACAGGATGTTTTCAATAGCCACTGGCAACAGCCGGGCGATCAAACCATCTATCCAAGGTTCACCACCTTCTCCGTACTAAGCAACACCCGGTTTGGCCAATCAGATGGTGCTTACGTCGACGCCTCTTTCCTGCGGTTAACCTCCCTGGAATTTGCTTATTCATTACCCGAAAAAGTCTGTAAAAAACTACGCATGCAGGGGCTCAGTCTCTCGCTCAATATGAGCAATGCATTGACCATTACCGGTTATCCGGGTATTGACCCGGATGTTACATTCGGAAGCATGCCGACACCAAGAGTCATTGCAGGCAGGATATCCTTTAACTTTTAA
- a CDS encoding RagB/SusD family nutrient uptake outer membrane protein, producing MPSQSRTNLLIGFSMIIGLCQLSCRKMVTVPQPINSITTTQMFESDDQAKTAMAGVYTLMINGGLNFSNGYTTLLTGMSSDELFYYGAGDAHIFSFTPNRLLYNNSYTSDVWTSAYKTIYNANAVIEGIAASTAYTLTDPVRKRLTAEAQFIRAFCYFYLANLYGDVPLVLTVDFNKTRYMTRTPVNQVYEQIVKDLTAAQSVLEPEPAEERITPGKWSATAMLARVYLYTRDYAKAAAQATAVIDNASLFSLESNPNNAFLIASKEAIWQLKQGITDPTYLNMTTEAYNLWPSLWPNGIARYCLTESLLNAFEPGDSRRNAWLNSSTNNGAGLYYYPYKYKLGRHNGAQNVASTEYYMVLRLAEMYLIRAEAAANGATGGAAAAISDLNVIRTRAGLTALPASLTDEQVMAAIAQERRVELFAEWGHRWLDLKRTGKAHDVLSAMPAKQPWEGDYQLLYPIPDKEIRINPRLQQNPDYLN from the coding sequence ATGCCCAGTCAGTCAAGAACGAACCTACTTATAGGCTTCAGCATGATCATTGGCCTGTGCCAGTTGTCGTGCAGGAAAATGGTCACCGTGCCGCAACCGATCAACAGCATTACGACCACCCAAATGTTTGAAAGCGATGACCAGGCAAAAACCGCCATGGCCGGCGTTTATACCCTGATGATCAACGGTGGGTTGAATTTCAGCAATGGCTACACCACCCTTCTTACAGGCATGTCGTCTGATGAACTATTCTATTATGGAGCGGGCGATGCGCACATCTTTTCCTTTACCCCCAACCGGTTATTGTACAACAATAGTTATACCAGCGATGTATGGACCAGTGCTTATAAGACCATTTACAATGCGAACGCAGTGATTGAAGGGATTGCAGCTTCAACTGCCTATACACTCACCGATCCGGTGCGGAAAAGGCTTACGGCCGAGGCGCAGTTTATAAGGGCGTTTTGTTATTTCTACCTCGCCAACCTGTATGGTGATGTGCCGCTGGTGCTCACGGTAGACTTCAATAAAACCCGCTACATGACCAGGACGCCGGTAAACCAGGTATATGAGCAAATTGTCAAGGACCTTACAGCAGCGCAGTCGGTATTGGAGCCGGAGCCTGCTGAGGAAAGGATCACCCCCGGTAAATGGAGCGCTACGGCGATGCTGGCAAGAGTATACCTCTATACCCGCGACTATGCCAAAGCCGCTGCACAGGCAACCGCCGTTATTGACAACGCTTCGTTGTTCAGCCTGGAAAGCAATCCGAATAACGCATTCCTGATCGCCAGCAAGGAAGCCATCTGGCAATTAAAGCAGGGCATCACGGACCCTACTTACCTGAATATGACCACGGAGGCCTATAATTTATGGCCCTCTCTCTGGCCGAATGGAATAGCGAGATATTGCCTTACAGAATCCCTGTTGAATGCCTTTGAGCCGGGCGACAGCCGCCGCAATGCCTGGCTAAACAGCTCTACCAATAATGGCGCCGGCCTTTATTATTATCCTTATAAATACAAGCTGGGGCGCCACAATGGTGCACAAAACGTAGCCTCCACGGAGTACTATATGGTGCTTCGCCTGGCGGAGATGTATTTGATCCGTGCTGAAGCTGCAGCAAATGGCGCCACCGGTGGCGCCGCTGCCGCGATTAGTGACCTGAATGTGATCCGTACACGGGCTGGACTGACGGCATTACCTGCTTCCTTAACCGACGAGCAGGTAATGGCCGCCATCGCCCAGGAAAGGCGGGTGGAATTGTTTGCTGAATGGGGGCACCGCTGGCTCGACCTGAAACGGACCGGCAAGGCGCATGACGTACTCTCTGCTATGCCTGCCAAGCAGCCCTGGGAAGGCGACTATCAATTACTCTATCCCATCCCGGATAAGGAGATACGGATCAACCCCCGGCTACAGCAAAACCCGGATTACTTGAATTAA
- a CDS encoding DUF4397 domain-containing protein, with product MRNILFRYLPAWVLIGTVLSCSKQTATPTASLTLINAIPGSTPSLVTNFSGASPITWYKNALKLVYGTSTNTNLALAYQGEQKLAIYRFPDTTAHSTPLFNLDLHLQPGNIYSLFLTGTLTEPDTLFTTDVIPYYPSSDSSVGIRFVNLSPGSSPVSINIAGMPDGSEVGSLTYKGITGFKKYPATAASASKYPFEFRDAATGTLLGSFDVTGINGLASNTRRFRNFTLAFMGLPADATTRKIILIEAFFAN from the coding sequence ATGAGAAATATACTTTTTAGATATTTGCCAGCATGGGTGCTCATAGGCACAGTGTTGTCCTGTTCCAAACAAACGGCCACGCCTACAGCATCCCTGACACTGATCAATGCCATACCAGGCAGCACACCTTCCCTGGTGACCAACTTCAGTGGCGCCTCCCCAATCACGTGGTATAAAAATGCGCTAAAGCTGGTATATGGTACGTCTACCAATACCAACCTGGCATTGGCCTACCAGGGCGAACAAAAGCTGGCCATCTACCGTTTCCCCGATACCACCGCCCACAGTACGCCCTTATTCAATCTTGACCTGCATTTGCAGCCGGGCAATATCTATAGCCTCTTCCTGACGGGCACACTCACGGAGCCGGATACCTTGTTTACTACCGATGTCATTCCCTACTATCCTTCTTCCGACAGCAGTGTAGGGATCAGGTTTGTCAATCTTTCACCTGGCAGCAGTCCTGTTAGTATCAACATCGCCGGTATGCCGGATGGTTCGGAAGTGGGCAGCCTGACCTATAAAGGCATCACCGGTTTCAAAAAGTATCCGGCTACTGCCGCCAGTGCCAGCAAATACCCGTTTGAGTTCCGGGATGCGGCCACCGGTACCCTGTTGGGGAGTTTTGATGTGACCGGAATAAACGGGCTTGCCAGCAACACACGGCGCTTCCGGAATTTCACCTTGGCCTTTATGGGGTTGCCTGCCGACGCCACCACCCGGAAAATAATACTGATCGAAGCTTTCTTCGCCAATTAA
- a CDS encoding ABC transporter ATP-binding protein, with the protein MPTILKVERLSHKYSSNWAIHDINFEIGQHGAVGLLGSNGAGKSTTMNIMCGVLNQTEGHVYIQGVDIRKEPELAKREIGFLPQNPPLYTDLTIDEYLTYCAELRLMAKDKIKGAVEEAKERCGIAHFSTRLIRNLSGGYRQRVGIAQAIIHKPTLVVMDEPTNGLDPNQLIEVRKLIKEIARDHVVLISSHILSEIHLVCKDVIMIEAGRIVFSDSMNAFNDYIQPHSLLIRMENPPTAAELLTVPGVTKVEFLTDRQVRVYFSSDEEISERLVAASVQHGWRLREISLDKGLLDDVFKQLSNQPH; encoded by the coding sequence ATGCCTACTATATTAAAGGTTGAGCGGCTCTCGCACAAATACAGTAGTAACTGGGCTATCCATGATATCAATTTTGAAATCGGTCAGCATGGCGCCGTAGGTCTCCTGGGATCAAACGGCGCCGGCAAGTCTACTACCATGAACATCATGTGTGGTGTATTGAACCAAACAGAAGGTCATGTATACATCCAGGGCGTGGACATCCGGAAAGAACCGGAGCTGGCCAAGCGGGAGATCGGCTTCCTGCCACAGAATCCGCCTTTATATACAGATCTTACCATTGACGAATACCTCACCTATTGTGCGGAATTACGGCTCATGGCAAAAGATAAGATCAAAGGAGCGGTAGAAGAAGCCAAAGAGCGTTGTGGTATTGCGCACTTCAGCACCCGGCTTATTCGTAACCTGTCGGGCGGTTACCGTCAGCGGGTAGGCATTGCACAGGCCATCATCCATAAACCCACACTGGTGGTGATGGACGAGCCGACCAATGGACTGGACCCTAACCAGTTGATAGAGGTGAGAAAACTCATCAAAGAGATCGCCCGGGACCATGTAGTGCTGATCTCTTCCCACATACTGTCGGAAATACACCTGGTTTGTAAAGACGTGATCATGATCGAGGCAGGAAGGATCGTATTCTCAGATTCCATGAACGCCTTCAACGACTATATACAACCGCATAGCTTGTTGATCCGGATGGAAAACCCGCCCACCGCAGCCGAACTGCTGACTGTGCCCGGTGTTACGAAAGTGGAATTCCTGACCGACCGGCAGGTGCGGGTTTACTTCAGCAGCGACGAAGAAATTTCAGAAAGGCTGGTGGCTGCCAGTGTGCAACACGGGTGGAGGCTCCGGGAGATTAGCCTGGACAAGGGCCTGCTCGATGACGTTTTCAAACAACTATCCAATCAACCGCATTAA
- a CDS encoding Gldg family protein, whose protein sequence is MKLTFKIAKTELRNLFYSPVAWFLAIAFMVQCGYFYTNALYGTAKWQDLLLRNRPDFKDFGPVSLTNRIFLDRDGIFTIALQNLFLFVPLLTMGLISREINNGTIKLLYSSPVKIRQIVLGKYLAIMLYNLLLLLIVGTFMVAGAFNIRSVDYGLLLSAAVGFYLLVCTYSAIGLFMSSLTTYQIVSAIGSFILIFVLSRIGGLWQKIDFVRDLTWFLSLSGRTGKMLEGLLISRDIIYFVVIVYMFLAFTLLKLGGARESKPWYVKARGYAVVMVVALGIGYLSSRPMFTGYWDLTATQDNTIHPNTQQIIKELGKEPMEVTLYTNMTGNGVDRGLPENRNAYLSGLWDPYIRFKPDIKFNYVYYYDYDSSIDGGALRKNFPRKSVKQIAEQLADVYDVNLSRFQTPQAIHKKIDLLPENYRLVMQLKYKGQTTFLRTYDDNIFWPFEQHVAASLKRLLQAKMPKILFVTGDLERSVYKNGEREYSLHTIAKGFRFSLMNLGFDADSISLNTSNIPPDVTALVLADPKTALSDTALAKIKQYIDQGGNMLILGEPGKQQMLNPLLQQLGVQLMDGILVEPSKDEMPHMVTPYITPAGSNLADERELLQLRKRVDTLKVLMPGATAIAYASQGAFTINRLLMTTGKTWLKAGKLVTDSVPPVYSPEEGDIKGAFPTAIALTRQVKDRQQRIIVCSDADLLSNLRQGGGFLGRALYSWLDEGKFPIYTPKPDPKDNKLKVTSAGVKTLQTVFVWVLPALMLLLGAILLIRRKRK, encoded by the coding sequence ATGAAGCTGACATTCAAAATTGCGAAGACAGAGCTTCGTAATCTCTTTTACTCTCCGGTAGCCTGGTTCCTGGCGATTGCCTTTATGGTGCAGTGTGGCTATTTCTATACCAATGCCTTATACGGTACTGCCAAATGGCAGGATCTCCTGCTCCGGAACAGGCCCGACTTCAAGGACTTTGGTCCTGTTTCCTTAACCAACAGGATCTTCCTGGACCGCGATGGCATCTTTACCATAGCCCTGCAGAATCTATTCTTATTTGTACCCTTGCTTACCATGGGGCTGATCAGCCGGGAGATCAACAATGGCACCATCAAGCTACTGTATTCCTCTCCCGTTAAAATACGCCAGATCGTATTGGGAAAATACCTGGCCATTATGCTGTACAACCTGCTCCTGTTGCTCATTGTCGGCACTTTTATGGTAGCAGGGGCTTTCAATATCCGGTCGGTGGATTATGGGCTTCTTTTATCGGCAGCAGTGGGTTTCTATTTGCTCGTATGCACTTATTCAGCCATCGGATTGTTCATGTCCAGCCTCACCACTTACCAGATCGTATCGGCCATCGGCAGCTTTATCCTCATTTTCGTCCTGAGCCGTATTGGTGGCCTGTGGCAGAAAATTGATTTTGTAAGAGACCTTACCTGGTTCCTCTCACTCTCGGGAAGAACGGGAAAAATGTTAGAGGGACTGCTCATCTCCAGGGATATCATCTACTTTGTGGTCATCGTGTATATGTTCCTGGCGTTTACATTACTCAAACTGGGAGGGGCGCGGGAATCCAAGCCCTGGTATGTGAAGGCGAGGGGGTATGCAGTTGTAATGGTAGTGGCATTAGGGATTGGTTATCTCAGCTCACGGCCTATGTTTACAGGCTATTGGGACCTGACTGCCACGCAGGACAATACCATCCATCCCAACACCCAGCAGATCATTAAAGAACTGGGCAAAGAGCCGATGGAAGTGACGCTCTATACCAACATGACCGGCAACGGAGTAGACAGAGGGTTACCGGAAAATCGCAATGCCTACTTATCGGGTTTGTGGGATCCCTATATTCGTTTTAAGCCAGATATAAAGTTTAACTACGTCTATTACTATGATTATGACAGCAGCATAGATGGTGGTGCGTTGCGTAAAAACTTCCCCCGCAAGAGCGTTAAGCAGATAGCGGAACAACTGGCGGATGTATATGATGTCAACCTTTCCCGGTTCCAAACGCCGCAGGCCATCCATAAAAAGATTGACCTGCTGCCGGAAAATTACCGGCTGGTCATGCAGTTAAAGTACAAAGGACAGACCACTTTCCTCCGCACTTATGACGACAATATATTCTGGCCGTTCGAACAACATGTGGCCGCATCGCTTAAACGGTTGTTACAGGCTAAAATGCCGAAGATACTTTTTGTGACCGGCGACCTGGAGCGCAGCGTTTACAAAAACGGCGAACGGGAATATAGTCTGCACACGATTGCCAAAGGCTTCCGTTTCTCCCTGATGAACCTGGGTTTTGATGCAGATTCGATCTCATTAAATACCAGCAACATTCCTCCGGATGTAACGGCGCTGGTGCTGGCCGATCCTAAAACAGCACTGAGCGATACCGCATTGGCGAAGATCAAACAGTATATTGATCAGGGCGGCAACATGCTGATACTGGGTGAGCCAGGCAAACAGCAGATGTTGAATCCCCTGTTGCAGCAACTGGGCGTTCAGTTGATGGATGGCATCCTGGTAGAGCCCTCCAAAGACGAGATGCCGCACATGGTGACGCCTTATATAACACCAGCCGGAAGTAACCTCGCAGATGAGCGGGAATTGCTGCAGCTAAGAAAGAGAGTCGACACTTTGAAGGTGCTTATGCCGGGCGCCACCGCCATCGCTTACGCTTCCCAGGGAGCTTTTACCATCAACCGTTTGTTGATGACCACCGGGAAAACCTGGCTAAAGGCAGGCAAACTGGTAACAGATTCCGTACCTCCTGTGTATAGCCCGGAAGAAGGCGATATCAAAGGAGCATTCCCCACCGCCATTGCATTGACCCGGCAGGTGAAGGACCGGCAACAGCGCATTATTGTTTGCAGCGATGCCGATCTCCTGAGCAATCTGCGGCAGGGTGGTGGTTTCCTGGGCAGGGCACTCTATAGCTGGCTGGATGAAGGAAAGTTTCCCATCTATACGCCCAAGCCCGATCCAAAAGATAACAAACTGAAGGTTACGTCGGCGGGCGTGAAAACACTGCAGACAGTATTTGTTTGGGTGCTCCCGGCCCTGATGCTACTATTGGGCGCTATACTCTTAATCAGGCGTAAAAGAAAATAA
- a CDS encoding MutS-related protein, with translation MALHTDEQTISDLGIFGRRNSGGIFELYNQTHTRGGETILKEMFLRPLADRDAITQRSSIIGHFARLNKPFPFPAAVIDTAEKYIKEAEEQAKNARHQHPPGEKEIQQGVLSVIELLHHSREFIEAQAVKDIAAYAAEREAMASLLAHPAFEPALREKGKGKLPYTAVAAYDNLFRVREYPKIEQLLKHIYHLDVYLSVAKVAIERKFIFPQTLEKGQCVLKLEGVYHPELKEPVSNTMLMNPGRHVIFLTGANMAGKSTFLRSVSTAVYLAHMGFPVAAAAMEFSVMDGIYTTINLPDNLGIGASHFYAEVLRVKKVATELSQGKSLFVVFDELFRGTNVKDAQEATVAITHAFARKKTSMFIISSHIVEAGEALKQRNDIGFLYLPTRMNGHKPEYTYTLEQGITDDRHGMIIIRNEGILDTLKNGRKAG, from the coding sequence ATGGCGCTCCATACAGACGAGCAAACGATCAGCGATTTAGGCATATTTGGCAGGCGCAACAGCGGCGGCATCTTTGAGCTGTACAACCAAACACATACCCGCGGCGGAGAAACGATCCTGAAAGAGATGTTCCTGCGTCCTTTGGCAGATAGGGACGCCATCACCCAACGCAGCAGTATCATCGGCCACTTTGCCCGGTTGAACAAGCCCTTTCCTTTCCCCGCAGCCGTGATAGATACCGCGGAGAAGTACATAAAGGAGGCGGAGGAACAGGCGAAAAATGCCCGTCACCAGCACCCGCCCGGTGAGAAGGAAATACAACAGGGCGTGTTATCAGTGATAGAGTTGCTGCACCACAGCAGGGAGTTCATAGAAGCGCAGGCCGTTAAAGACATAGCTGCTTACGCAGCAGAGCGGGAAGCCATGGCATCGCTGCTGGCCCATCCGGCATTTGAACCTGCCCTCCGTGAAAAAGGAAAAGGCAAGCTGCCGTATACGGCCGTTGCCGCGTATGACAACCTCTTCAGGGTGCGCGAATACCCCAAAATAGAGCAATTGCTGAAGCATATCTATCATCTTGATGTATACCTGTCGGTGGCAAAAGTGGCTATTGAACGTAAATTCATTTTTCCCCAAACCCTGGAGAAAGGACAGTGTGTATTAAAACTGGAAGGTGTGTATCACCCGGAACTGAAAGAGCCCGTTAGCAACACTATGTTGATGAACCCCGGTCGGCATGTTATATTCCTGACCGGGGCCAACATGGCCGGTAAATCTACCTTCCTGCGTTCGGTGAGCACAGCGGTGTACCTGGCGCACATGGGCTTTCCCGTAGCGGCTGCCGCCATGGAGTTTTCGGTGATGGACGGCATTTATACCACCATCAACCTGCCCGATAACCTCGGTATTGGCGCGAGTCATTTTTATGCTGAAGTGTTACGGGTAAAAAAGGTAGCTACAGAGTTAAGTCAGGGCAAGTCATTATTTGTTGTATTTGATGAGCTATTCCGCGGCACCAATGTAAAAGATGCGCAGGAGGCTACGGTGGCCATCACCCATGCCTTCGCCCGGAAAAAGACCAGTATGTTCATCATCTCTTCCCACATCGTGGAGGCCGGGGAAGCACTGAAGCAACGAAATGACATTGGCTTCCTCTACCTGCCTACACGCATGAATGGTCACAAGCCTGAATACACCTATACGCTGGAGCAGGGTATCACCGATGACCGGCATGGCATGATCATCATCAGGAACGAAGGTATTCTCGATACGCTGAAAAATGGGCGCAAAGCCGGTTAA